The Raphanus sativus cultivar WK10039 chromosome 2, ASM80110v3, whole genome shotgun sequence DNA segment ACTCATTTAGAATCTTGAGAATAGTTTGTGCTTCCTCCCGTTGGGCTTTGCAGAaaaaaagactatcatctgcaaataaCAAGTGTGATATCGATGGACAAGCCCTTGCTACCTTCATGCCAGTAAGCCGTTTATCAGCCTCTGCTTTTTTTAAATTTGCTATTAATGCTTCCGTACACATAATGAATAGATACGGGGATAACGGATCCCCTTGCCGTAAGCCTCTTTGAGGAACTATATGTCCTCGTGGCTGACCATTGAGTAACACCCGATACTGTACCGATGATATACACTCCATTAAAAGTTTAATCCAATGAGAATCAAAACCCATCTTCAATAGAAGAGCTTTAATGAAATCCCATTCTATTCGATCGTacgctttactcatatccgttttaaTGGCCATAAATTTTCCTTGACATGCCTTATTTGTTCGCAGACCATGAAACATTTCCTGAGCTATCAGAATATTGTCCGAGATCAATCTCCCTGCCACAAATGCCGATTGAGTCTCTGAGATCAGCGTTGGAAGACAGATTTTCAATCTCTGACATAACACCttggatataattttatatccaACATTACATAAGCTTATTGGTCGCAGTTCTGTCATCCTTGTGGGCCTTTCCGTTTTAGGTATCATACATATATTAGTCATGTTTAACCTTGAATCCAACTCTCCCGatattaagaaattatttaCCATAGTCACCAAATCCTGTTTCACCACATGCCACGAGTGTTGGAAGAAAAGAGCTGTCATTCCATCAGGCCCCGGAGCCTTTTCTGGATGCATCATAAATAAAGCAGTTCGGACTTCCTCCTCAGATGCCTGCCGCAGCAACCTCTGATTCATCTGTGGCGTAATACCCGGCCTTATTTCCTCCAGAAAACCCTCAAAATCTGTAGGTGAGGTTGTATTgaataaatcttcaaaataatCTACTGCCACTTTCTCAATACCAGTATCCTCTGTAATCCAATTCCCGTGGGTATCATGGAGTCCCACAATCCTATTGCGTGTTCTCCTTTGTTTTGTTAAAGCATGAAAAAAATTGGTATTATGATCCCCTAACGTATTCCACAAATTTCGACTCTTTTGATGCCAATACTCCTCCTCATCCTTATACGCATCCTGAAGCTTCCGAGATACCTCCATAATGTCCTCCTGGGTCCTAGAATCATCCATCTGCACGTCCTCAAGTGCTTTCTGTAATTCccctattttttcttttccagttGGTGGATTATTTCTCCTCCATTTCGCAATTTCATGTCGACAGTTGCTAATCTTTTTAACTATATCCACCTGATCCGACCCATAGTCTTTCGCCCAGCCCATCGCAATCGATTCCATAAAACCCTCTTTACCAATCCATCTCTTATCAAATCTAAATTGTCCTCTTTTCCTTATAACTTTATCTTCCAAATATGCAACTACTGGTCGGTGATCCGAGCCCACCATTCCTAAATATTCTGTATAGGAACATGGGAGAAGAGTATGCCACTCTTCATTGGCTAGTGCCCTGTCTAgcctataaatatatatattttaagtatatatattttaagtattttaagtatatatatatatttaacttgaatatttggatgaagaataaatatatatattttaagtatttttggtattttgattattgtttatctactttagatgtttacttttgactatttgttatattttaaatcaacttaaaatagttagatattaactcgaaaatagctaacatattgaagtatataaatatgatttaaatacattcggatatccgaaatatttcgttcggataagatttagttatggttctctagataccaaaatggtaaatccgtttagatgttatctagtttcggttcaaatttggtaatacttttcGTTCAtatttgttcaatgaagagttgatattataatttttatgaattgtttgtccaataaaaatgcattttttgaatttgacattgttttaattgagaagttaatgaagtgcaTTTAGTTCAAGTTTAATTTTAGAAAGCACATTAAtttaagtggaaaagacaaaacattaaaatagaaaatattatttaattgtgtatttaattcaaattttatattggaaaacacattaattaagatggaaaagacaacattaaaatagaaaatattatttaatgtcagtggcatggaagtgtaaataacactgaaaactaagggacATTTTATATGTgcacttcttttttaataatatatagatactAGTTCAATGGTTTGTAAAAGGCATGCTTATGCGAGAGGATGCTTTGACTTTCAAAAATGAACGAATCTAATGAATAAATGGCACTTCATGCTTTGCTTCATGTTTAGTTAGGAACACGTGAACTTAACATTTGGGCTTATCAATGGTGAtaaaggagaaaaagaaaagaagagataaatgtaaatgtaattacgtttatagtttatttactttatagtcatctttcaaaaaatatgtaaatgatTTTTAGTCTAATTTCCTATTATGTTGAATAGGAATAAGTAAACTATACCGTATTGGACCAATACAAAATAAAGTTCATGACATAAAACCGTTAACAAATTCTCAAGAAtctgaaattttgaaaatatagtatacatatttaaatatacaatataatatatattgtatatttctTGTACTTAAATACACAGAAACTATTTagtctataaaaatataattattttcacattttgccatgtataattactattttttcttttgcaaattAGCAAGAATTTAAAAGTGTTGGATGCTTCTTGCAAAATTAgcaatatatttgtttttgttgcaaaaggttgcaattTAGTAATAAAAACATGCAACATCTATTATGGTTGTGAGTTTGCAATAACTTTGTAATGAAACTGCAACAAACATTCATTATTGTAAAAGTATTGCAATAATCATAGCAAATTATTAACGAAAATAGACATTGCAATTTTTTTGTTGCAATATGagtattttcttgtagtgttataAATATAGCTACCATGGTACATAGAACCCATATTCCTAAACCATACCTAAAAAGACTAAAAAATAACACATAAGTGATAGTAGGGCGTGATGTACTTACGAATGAAATTACAAAACATCTGAAAGCAAATCTTGTCTTCTTTAAATGTATTGTATTTTATTGCTGAGAATGAGTCAAACTTATACATATTCTCAGGTTCTTTAGGAAATCAAACCTATGGAATCTGAACAGGGAAGTATGGATTTTGGTGGTCATAGACTCATATAGTTGTTGCCCAAAAAAACAAGACACATAGTTAACTCGAAAAGATTGAAGGTCTGTATTTATCTTCTCAACCTTACTTGTGCGTCAGTGCATgttatgttttgtatttatgAAGCTCTTCTTCTGCCAAAAATGGACACACACAAGCTCTTCTTTTGCACAGAAGAACATAAACGCGCCAATCGAATATACAGTACACTAAAAATCCAATACGATTTCATTTCAATTAAAAACTCACTTCCTGGACCgattttcaatattttcaatatttcgGATCAATATCTTTCAAATATGTTCAATATatctatttttgtattttatacagaaaaaactataaaaaataataatgtcgAAATTATAGTAGTTGATTAATACATtgagttattaatttataaagaatCCTTGTTTACATTtctatattttagaatatatttttcttaaaacaagaaaaatagtTGATTTCACTATTTGTATATTCActaaagtttataaattaaattttggtattattttattatattatttaatgtatatGAGCTATGTATCCTATAATTTAAATGTTCttttagataaattttttattaaaattttaaataaactctattatgaatataaaataaacagtacaatatattatttgtacTTATTAAAactgtatatataaatttttaatttatgaaattttagtaaactatatatttatatgagatataaaaatattatttattattttttcagcttgtattatattttttaccaATCCAATTTGGATACGAAATCTTATTAATTTATGTCCCAAGATGATTCCATAATTATTGTACAAATGATGAATGAATCTTTGTAATGGAATATAATGCTGAAAGGTTTTTGGGAACATTATGTTTTTCTGCTTTGAATGTAGAATGGAACATTGAATCTTTGTTATCACAAAATCAAACAACATTTTGGTGCACCATTGCGATCTTGCATGATGCCATCATGACCATGTTCGTTGAGGAACCAGTGGTCTAACATCTAACTTGGGTgatgaatcaaagagagatGCTGGAGCAGTCATGTCCACACTCCAAGAATCATCTATGTTAATTTCCATTgacatttcttcttcttcatcctcttcttcttcgataGTCACCTCTAAATCTTGAGGTGATGAACGGATCGTCTCAATCTCAGTGGAAACCTCTCTCATACTTGGACGCTTCTTCCCTTTTAGACTTAAACACCTCCTTGCAAGTTTAGCCATAGCCAATACTTGTTCCGGTTTGCACTCTTCTTTGATCCGAGAATCAACGATATCAAGAACTCTGTTCTCTTTCATGGCCTCGATGAAATGTGATGCAAGCCCTCTGTTTTCTTCAAGCCGCACAACAGAATACGGCTTTTCTCCGGTTATAAGCTCAACCAAGACAATACCAAAACTATAAACATCACTTTTATCTGTGAACTGGCTAGTTTGAAAGTACTCTGGATCCAAGTATCCAAAAGTACCTGCAACATGAGTTGTCAAGTGTGTCTGATCTATGCTTATAGATCTCGAAGTACCAAAATCCGACACCTTGGCTCGATACTTCTCATCCAGAAGTATGTTTGAGGTCTTGACATCTCTGTGATAGACCGGAGTAGAAGCAGCCGAGTGCAAGTAAGCAAGTGCTCCTGCAATCTCCACGGCAATTCGCACACGCACTTCCCAAGTCATTGTGTAATCATCAGAACCATTATGTAGCCTTTTGAATAGGTCTCCGTTTGGAATATGCTCATAAACCAAGATAGGAACCTCTGTCTCCAGACAACACCCCATGAGTTTCACGATGTTTCTATGGTTAATTTGCGAGAGAACACGAACCTCGTTGATGAACTCCTCCACTTTGTCTTTGTCCAAAACTTTAGATCTTTTCACAGCTACGATTTGCCCATCTACTAACATTCCTTTGTAGACAGTGCCTTGACCTCCCTGTCCAAGAACCCGGTTCTTGTTGAAGCTATCGGTCGCTTTCTCCAGCTCTTTCGAGGTGAATATCCTAGACGCCTCCACATTACCTCCTTCTGATGTACTTAGTTGTTGTTTCAACAATAAACCTCCATTACGTTTAAAGAAGTTCCTCTTTTGGATaatcttccttctctttttgaCGAATTTGATGAATCCCCATATCCCTAGAACCAAGAACAACAATGCCAAACCTATAACAAGACCTACACAacagcaacaaaaaaaaaacatacgaTCACTCTTTAATTCTTTGTTGTTATACGACTTTTAGAATGCGAATCAAAAATTCACCTAAAATCACAGGcttgatcttctctgttttctttggCTCGCACCTAAACGATCCAGGGACATTCACACAAGTTTGTCCTATACAGCCTCGTCCTAATTCTCCCTCACATTCATTAATGTCTTAAGaacaattacaaaaaaaaaaaagagaggcaGAATCAAATTAGATAcatgattaaataaaataaataaacagtgCCTCATTGAAGCCAAATAAGATGAAGATCTTACCAATACATCCACCAGGAAGATAAGGATTCCCACTGTAACCAATGTCATTGCAGAAACAGCTACTGTAACCAAACCCAGATAAGCTACCATACTCGCAAACACAGCTCGGTGCGCTCGTGTAATACTTTGCATCCGTCAAATTAAAACAACCCACTGGATTCACTAACCGATGATCTGATGCATCAAAGTACCATCCTAGCTCGATCACACTAAACCCATTACTAGAAATTTGCTCCGGCTCGGTAACGTTCGCCGGAGAGTAAGTCTCGTTCGTCAAGAAAGCGACTTTACAAAGAGTTGTTGCGTTGTTACCAACAACGGAGCTTTCTAAGTCAACGCCGATCGTCTGAGGTCTATCCGCCGTGATCATCGCCTGACAGCATCTGTAACCACCGCAGATATTGTCTAGGCCTAGGCGACTCTTGTTCCTGTCGCAGCTCGACTCGCATCCTATGATCTGAGATTCGATGCCCGTCACCAGTGCTCTCGTGCCGCAACCCACTGAGACGAGACGATTCGACTGGGTGATGAAATAGGGGCTTCCTCCACCGGCGAGGtttaaaggaggaggaggaggctttTCGTCTCCTTTAGAACAGCCGGAGGAAGTCACCGGAGATTTGACGTGAACGACGCCGTGGGAACTGCTCATGCTATTTCGAAGAGTGATGCTCACTAGTTCTCTGTTGATCTTAGATAGGAACGGAGCGGAGacggaggaggtggtggtggtggtggtgttacAGACAACCTCGTACCAGTCGTTGAGATAACAGTGTTTTGGTCCGATACCGAACGGGAAAGGAATCGAGATTCCTCCACAGGTACGTTTACATGAACTTGAAGAAGGGTCAAGTTTTTGAGCTGTTGTTAACAGAGAAGGGACATTGAAGATGAACAGAGTTAGTAGTAGAATACTAAAGTAAAGTCTCActctcttcattttttttttttttttgcttcttctgGTGACTGTCTTGTTTTTTGGTCTCCTCATGTCGGTCTGTGTTTCGCCTAAATAATGTGTATGAAAGTCGCCAATTactatttgatcaaaaaaaaaaagtcgcCAATTACTTTTAATGTTGCCTCGCTGTAAACGTTATAGATCACACTGACAAGTAATAAGAAAATAGTTAACGGTCCGAGATCCGTGgttaaaatacaaacaaataattaaaatacaaacaaaCGCCACATGTTTATTAGATTATGAAATTACTTTTATGTATTGGGAAGTGCAGATTCTATGGATACAGACGAGGTCCGTGGTTACACATTCAAAGTCATccttaaaagaaaaagatacatTCACACACACCAACCCCGGGTGTAAAAGCAAACGCGCTATTACTGAAGTTATTACCGtgttgaaaagaaaacaaatgctTAATCAAGGGCGAACACACGTATTTGTGATATGGGGTCATTTGACACCACAAAAGTAATGTAAACCAGAATTTTAAGCTATGTACATTAGTTGATTCTGGCATTTTTGGTTAAAAGCTAAATCTCCAAAAATCCAATAAGATTTCATTTCAACTAAAACTCACTTCATGGACCGATTTTCACTTCCCATTTTCAATATTTCGAatcaatatttttcaaatatgttcaatatataaactttttgtatagtaaaaactataaaaaataataatgttgaAATTATAGTAGTTTATTAATACATtgagttattaatttataaaaaatcatttttacatttctatattttagaatatatttttcgtaaaacaagaaaaatagtTGATTCGCTATTTGTATATTCACTAAAGtttataaattctattttggtattattttagcatattattcaatatatatgaGCTATGTATCCTATAATTTAAATGCgtttttacataaatttttattaagtatcataaaatattatgaaatcttaaaaatgaaataaatttataaatgtaaaataaacattagaatatattatttgtagtTATATaaactgtatatatataaattttaatttatggtTTTAGTAAGACTATATTTATAtgagatataaaaatattattttattattttatcaatttatattatattttaaccaatCCAACTTGGAACAAcgaaattttgttaatttatgtCCCAAGATTTTTCAtcatctatatattaaaagaaaagcatttgcttttaatgcGTTCACATTATATTAGTCACGTGGCACTCTCACATCACTTTGAAAATAATTACTCTGACGTGTCATCTTGATAGAGCTCCTCATTAAAACTTGGTATATTAATGGGAAATGTTTcctattttgtttataataaacaCCGAGATTTTCTTATACAAAAGAAGTCTGTTTCAGAACTTCACGAGTGAGATCATCATTAACATAAAAATAGAAGACGAGCGCATTCAACGCTTGGCTTACGATATCGCATAAATGAACACGAACAAAGTAGCTGAACTGTATATCTGCATGGAGAATCTGCCAAGTTTAAACTCAGACTCGCTATATTCGCTTCCCCCATTGTATCAGCACTAGCATAAACCATGTTGGTAGTTGTTTCTTGCGTGCCGGAAACAGGGTATTTGATCGAAAAAGCGTTTGCTGTTACAACGAGAACAGAGCTGTTCACGTGGAGATACTCTGCATTGTTTTCGCTGTATAACCCAAAATGTGGTTCTCAGAAGTCAACAATGGTCCTCCCATGTTCAACCTGTAGACTGTTTCAAACGCGAGGTGAGACCAGTGACAGGAGACAAAGGGTTTAGAGAGACAGCTTGGTCGGGGATAAGGTTATCTGGAACAGAGACGATAGAGAAGGTCCAACAATGTAATAGAACTATGCTATACAAGTTTTAGTTAATCTTCCTAATTTTTACAAATCGACTTCACAATAACTAAGATTGTCGCCTATTTACTTATGTATAAAACAGCAAACAGTCATTTTAACTTGTGTAGCATGATGACTACATTATCTAATATGTGACTGATGATAAATAAAGTTCAGCACCGTAACAGAAATATGTTACACaagttttttttgacaaaaaaatatgttacaCAAGTTTCActtaatcttcatgattcatgtGTTATCAACTGAAACTGACTATATTGTAATTGTATCATAACGTGGTTTTACCAGAGATAAATTCAATCACTTGATAAAAGACTTTATCATgttctttttttggtaacacTTTATCATATTGTTTATAATATGTGGTTGGTAAAAGTGTCATACGTTTTTTTCATTAATAGTTGGTTCAAGGATCCTTCCTCTGTTTGTTATAGGTAATGTATGTTCCAACATCAATCAATTGATACTGTAAGTAATGTATCTAAAATTATACATGTGCATTATTCTTCAGTTTCAAGTGtttgaaaaaaattctttaaaggTTAACCTATTTAtatcacaaaatatttttgatatatgtaAAACCGGTTCATAACCAGTTTtggtatatatatgttaaatgatttgatttaattttctatttctctatttttttttccaaagaaAAGCTGTCTATAGGAAAGGAAAATAATGGTGTGAGACAAGTTTCTGAACTATGTTCGTTATGTTTTTGTGGCCAAGGCattgtatattaatatattttgttacttAACACATATTAACCAATGGAAACTCATTGTGTGCGGAGACTTTGTGGCCAAGGCTATTAATTAGTCCTAAGGACCTAATAGAAACTAAAGAATAGGGTGTATATGTGAGGGTGTGTATCAACTTTAAATATTGCTTATGTAAATCCGATCAACAATCTTGGTAGTTATATCACAAGGTGATTTAGAATATATGCTAAATctacaatatattttgtaaaccCAATTcttcttactatatatatacaactataAGTCTGTCGATTTCACAAGCTATTCTCTTTACAACTCTCTCCTCAGTAAAATGActtttatgaattttatctGTGATCTAAGACCTTTCAATCAATGTGCAAGATTAATGTGATAGTAATAAGGTTTTGGAACCAGTATTGTGCTGCTGGTGGAGAAACAATGGAGATGGTGCTCATTAATGCTAAAGTAATCAAGATTTAAATCATACATTGTTTGTATGTGCTTCATACTTATCGAAGAAAGTCATTAACGTTTGTGTTATTCTTGCTCATACAGGGGGACAAGACTCATGCAACAATGAAAAAATTGGTTTCTCAATTTGAACCATTTTTTAAGAAAGGTGCATCAtagatttttatcaaattttcaCTTACGCACTCATGGATATCGGACAACCAATCATCCGTATAAGATTGGTTTCCTTTCCACCACCCGGATTCATGTATGTGATGATCTATCTAAACAAATATCGGGTTTTCAGCCAGCAAAGTAAGAGATATTCTTGATGGTACTATGAACCCAGATTTTTTGGTCGGTAAGTGGTTGTATACTCTTTTTAACCTTTATAGTACGGTAGTACCCAACACCACTTACGtttctaagatttttttttgtgcacataTAGTTTTATGTAATAGATGTGTTCAAAATTATTTACGTAGGTGGCTTGGAATTCTATTTAACCATAAAATTCCAGAAATAGAAGATTTCAAGAAAAAGTAGGAATGAGTCTCCCTAACTATTTGTATTTTGTAAGCTTTACACTGCCAAAATAAAGAATCTTTAGCTTATTGACATAGATCAAGATTcgaaattaatttttgtttgggTCAGTAGAATAATATGCAACTTTTCCTTCCTGTTTATTATGTTTGGTTTTTAGAATAATATACAGATTTTCCTTCCTATTTACAGTACTGCTTTTACCATTTCTTCCtaagataaatttttaatttttgttaaagaCATTTTGTTAGCCTAAGTCAAGAATCtgacaagaaaatataattataaacataaattattttgcGTTAACTAGGAGGTGTCTGGGCTTTCGACCCAAATAATCAGTTTGAGcatttataaacataatttttgattttgatatttatagCTTAATTGGTAGAGCAATATTAGTATAAAATTATGCACTCTACTATTCAATCAACAATTACTacaaaagcatttagaaaatGCAAATGGTCTCTAAATGCTCTTTATCCAATGCTTTCATATGAAACTTTTGATAGAGTATTtgcatttataatatataaaaattcaaatagttTAATTATAATTAGCTTATTTTGTTAGATAATATCACAAAATTATATTAggatccaaaaataaaattttcattttaacagtaaatttgattttaaaaatatttttatttattttagaaaataattttatcattttatagaatatatttttcatcattaaaaataatatatatatatatctgttttTACGATTTGTGTTAACTGGAAATTTATAACTTAATCCACCCATGGCTTATATCTTACACTTACATGTGTTCTATTGACCCATGCACGACGCAGTGTAGGAAgactttttatttacaaaattaatagaaaactTTGTCACTATAGTTTCGACCAacaatctgatttttttttcaagataaTACTTTTGTAAATGCATTAAATCTAACTAACTTATATTTGCTTGGTTACgaatttttctataaattatcaaaaagataaaatattaaaactaatctATAAGTATAAACTAGATACAGACCCGCGCTATGCGCGGATATTGTTTAATCATTTGTGTATTTAGACTTTGTGGTATATAATACTTATATATTTGTTGTGGTGTTAATTTATAATGTATAgtgtttcatattatatgttgTAATATGTGTTGTATATGATTCATATTATATGGCGGTATAGTTTATAATGTGTAATGATtcatttttacattttaatacgTGTGGTATACTTGGAACTCAGGCACATGATTGCATTTGGATCGAGTATTTTGGATCTCAAATTTTTCGGGTAAGTAAAAGTTAGTATTGATCGAGTGTTTATGAAactcggatcggattcggttcaaTACTTGTTATCTGATCtgataattttggatatatccCAAGTAACCGTAGAAAATCGGTTCCGGTTCGGGTTTAGCTGTTTCTATCTGAACAGATTCAAAATGAGTGTTTTTTACCAGACTTATCTGAATAATCAAATcgattataagaaaataaaccGATAAATAACAGAATTctgaaattaataaaatcagatttaaacaaactcacaagaaaataaaattagttttgaaCAAACTAAAACCTGCCTATATTTAATAAGTCGAGGAAATAAGAACCGGATATTTCGGATAACTGTTCGGATCTCGGGTAATACCCGATCCAACCCGGTACCCGAAACATAAATGAAAGCATACCAAACCGAGCATTCACTATATTTGGATCTGACCCGAATATCGATTTTTTGGATCAATGCCCTTTTAGATTTGT contains these protein-coding regions:
- the LOC108833818 gene encoding wall-associated receptor kinase-like 22; translation: MRRPKNKTVTRRSKKKKKMKRVRLYFSILLLTLFIFNVPSLLTTAQKLDPSSSSCKRTCGGISIPFPFGIGPKHCYLNDWYEVVCNTTTTTTSSVSAPFLSKINRELVSITLRNSMSSSHGVVHVKSPVTSSGCSKGDEKPPPPPLNLAGGGSPYFITQSNRLVSVGCGTRALVTGIESQIIGCESSCDRNKSRLGLDNICGGYRCCQAMITADRPQTIGVDLESSVVGNNATTLCKVAFLTNETYSPANVTEPEQISSNGFSVIELGWYFDASDHRLVNPVGCFNLTDAKYYTSAPSCVCEYGSLSGFGYSSCFCNDIGYSGNPYLPGGCIDINECEGELGRGCIGQTCVNVPGSFRCEPKKTEKIKPVILGLVIGLALLFLVLGIWGFIKFVKKRRKIIQKRNFFKRNGGLLLKQQLSTSEGGNVEASRIFTSKELEKATDSFNKNRVLGQGGQGTVYKGMLVDGQIVAVKRSKVLDKDKVEEFINEVRVLSQINHRNIVKLMGCCLETEVPILVYEHIPNGDLFKRLHNGSDDYTMTWEVRVRIAVEIAGALAYLHSAASTPVYHRDVKTSNILLDEKYRAKVSDFGTSRSISIDQTHLTTHVAGTFGYLDPEYFQTSQFTDKSDVYSFGIVLVELITGEKPYSVVRLEENRGLASHFIEAMKENRVLDIVDSRIKEECKPEQVLAMAKLARRCLSLKGKKRPSMREVSTEIETIRSSPQDLEVTIEEEEDEEEEMSMEINIDDSWSVDMTAPASLFDSSPKLDVRPLVPQRTWS